In Sphaeramia orbicularis chromosome 10, fSphaOr1.1, whole genome shotgun sequence, the following proteins share a genomic window:
- the sting1 gene encoding stimulator of interferon genes protein, with amino-acid sequence MQSLREQDELIPRPRGNLPKVCALGLTAVALGIAGALSPKRLCGWVAMAILILTLGPLLHGVCLLAEEMLFHANTRYRGRRLLSHMLPACGFGGKPLLAAGLAGLLLYLVGHSLPNQEQCWKLLVLTSVLYTLFRTIGILGPSEVEVSDICEGRRMNVAHGLAWSFYLGYLRLVLPYLESSIETFCATHRSTQLFGGRGSRKLLILMPLNAKISHKLEEEDDRIRFYDNLPNNEIDRAGVRGRVYKHSVYRVMDEHKKVHECVVEYATPLLTLYNMSHERTAGFGDPERRQQVLLFFRTLQDILEHSLECRNRYKLILLNDEHEDDPHFLSKTILKHLDQQQKEEFCLTPPPHQESKRPFVSPPPSAPPMNGGWTHVEPMSREPTLMFSNDQPQPLKEPVENTESYH; translated from the exons ATGCAGAGTCTCAGAGAACAGGATGAACTCATCCCGAGGCCTCGTGGGAATTTACCAAAAGTATGTGCTCTGGGACTGACTGCCGTTGCACTGGGAATTGCTGGGGCGCTTTCTCCGAAAAGGTTATGTGGTTGGGTTGCCATGGCGATACTCATCCTGACCCTTGGCCCTCTGCTGCATGGAGTGTGTCTGCTGGCAGAGGAAATGCTGTTCCATGCAAACACAAG GTATCGAGGCCGAAGGCTGCTCAGTCACATGCTGCCTGCCTGTGGTTTTGGGGGAAAGCCCCTGCTGGCTGCAGGACTGGCAGGCCTTCTGCTCTACCTGGTTGGACATTCTCTGCCAAACCAAGAACAGTGCTGGAAACTCCTCGTCCTCACCTCAGTCCTCTATACACTGTTCAGAACCATAGGAATCCTG GGTCCGTCAGAGGTGGAGGTGTCAGACATCTGCGAGGGGAGGAGGATGAACGTGGCCCACGGCCTGGCCTGGTCCTTCTACCTGGGCTACCTCCGCCTGGTGCTGCCAT ATTTGGAAAGCTCCATTGAGACGTTCTGTGCTACCCATCGGTCCACTCAGCTCTTCGGGGGCCGTGGCTCCAGGAAGCTCCTCATTCTCATGCCTCTCAATGCCAAAATCTCCCacaagctggaggaggaggacgacAGGATCCGTTTCTATGACAACCTCCCTAACAATGAGATAGACCGGGCCGGGGTCCGGGGCCGCGTCTACAAGCACAGCGTCTACAGAGTGATGGACGAACACAAGAAG gtCCATGAGTGTGTGGTGGAGTATGCGACTCCTCTGCTGACGCTCTACAACATGTCCCATGAGAGAACAGCTGGTTTTGGGGATCCTGAGCGGCGGCAGCAGGTCCTGCTCTTCTTCAGGACCCTGCAGGATATACTGGAGCACTCACTGGAGTGCCGCAACCGCTACAAGCTCATCCTGCTCAACG ATGAGCATGAAGACGACCCTCACTTCCTGTCAAAGACCATCCTAAAACACCTGGACCAGCAGCAGAAAGAGGAGTTCTGCCTGACCCCGCCTCCTCATCAGGAGTCAAAGAGGCCATTTGTGAGTCCTCCACCCAGTGCCCCGCCCATGAACGGCGGCTGGACCCATGTGGAGCCAATGAGCAGAGAGCCCACACTCATGTTCAGCAACGACCAACCTCAGCCCCTAAAGGAGCCGGTGGAAAACACCGAGAGTTACCATTGA